In Bacteroidia bacterium, the following are encoded in one genomic region:
- a CDS encoding redoxin domain-containing protein, whose translation MRNVYFFQIVLWLILASKAFGQQAYPEGLQRGEKAPEFTETDIEGRTVSLKELLKKGPVILIFYRDAVCPYGKKEIFDLQDKMLQMAKAGRTVVAIGPDIEIAKQSFARAGITNEVPFIEDKNYNIHTKYKVTYRLDELTKSMYERKGYKLNKTDADGNYSLSMPSIFIVGTDGRIKYANCNTDSNPDQMFSFIEKILNEI comes from the coding sequence ATGCGAAACGTGTATTTTTTTCAAATAGTCTTGTGGTTAATTTTAGCAAGCAAAGCTTTTGGACAACAAGCATACCCCGAAGGGCTGCAACGTGGTGAAAAAGCTCCTGAATTCACAGAAACTGATATTGAGGGTAGAACGGTTTCCCTCAAAGAACTCCTAAAAAAGGGACCTGTCATCTTAATATTCTACCGAGATGCTGTATGCCCCTATGGCAAAAAAGAAATATTCGACCTACAAGATAAAATGCTGCAAATGGCAAAAGCAGGTAGAACAGTAGTTGCTATCGGTCCAGATATAGAAATAGCTAAACAGTCTTTTGCTCGCGCAGGAATAACTAATGAAGTTCCTTTTATAGAAGACAAAAACTACAACATTCACACTAAATACAAGGTTACTTATCGCTTAGATGAACTAACTAAAAGTATGTATGAAAGAAAAGGATATAAACTCAACAAAACTGATGCAGATGGAAATTACTCCCTTTCTATGCCGAGCATATTTATTGTAGGTACTGATGGAAGAATAAAATACGCTAATTGTAATACCGATAGCAACCCTGACCAAATGTTTAGCTTTATTGAAAAAATACTTAACGAAATATAA